The following DNA comes from Papaver somniferum cultivar HN1 chromosome 4, ASM357369v1, whole genome shotgun sequence.
TTGGTTAATTACTTTGGTTGTGTCGGATTTAATAACAAATAAATTACTATCTTttcatttctttctctttttattaGCTTATTCAACCTTATGGAATTCTTGGAGTTAATCCTAGTTTGCATTTAATCTTTGTTCGTTCTATTTTCATTTGCAAATGTATTCGATCGCTTAAAGTATATAGCTCATGGGAACCCAACTAATTATTCTCGTAGGTTTTGAATAACGTTATAATGTACTGTGTACTCAATATAGTTTAACTGTACTAGGCGCTCACTTTGTTTTCTATCTTATATTATTTTTGGACTTGCACAATCTAGATAAATTAACTGATTTTGAATTGTGCACTTACATGGTGTCAATTGATGGAGCTATgaccataacaatttttttttctttttttcatttcttgtttttacCTTGAAAATTTTACTATCACTGGATTTCACAACCATATGAGTATAATCATGTATCATTTTACCTACTttagtttctttcttttcttcgaaTAGCGCACCGGAGGGTTTTTTCTTGCTGGACGGGTTTAAATCCAAACAGTTGGAAAGAAAAAGTTTATGATCCGTTACAATCATGGATTTCAGGCACACTGGGTaacttgatcgttccctttttgctgaTATGGCAAAACTCCCATCTCCGAACATTGCAGGACCTCTATCAAAGTCGCTCGAGTTCACGGACCACGAAAGATCACTTGTCATATGCCGACTACACCCActttcaagaaaccattgaaaaggtgaTGATGACTTTAAAGCGATTGCTCCCATACTAGCATCATTATTTCTAGGAAAATAATTTGTTAGTTTTTTAGAACTCATATGGCTTGAGAATAGTTTTCTAGCTTTCTTATTAAGAATACTAGCAATATTTAATTCTTCCTAAAAAGTTTACATGTATGTTGGTAATAATCAAAAGGACCACAAAACATATAGGAGCCTATGGCTGTTGTAGCAACACCATTAGATTTTGTAGAAATACTTTGAGTCACATAGGTTTTATCGAAGCCTAAGCTTCTTTTATCTCCAAACGGACGACAATTCATGAGACATGAATTAATAGAATTTCTCTAATCCATATATAAATTAGAATATTTTTCAATAGAGTTCGTtatccaaagggttttgttaatAGCGGATATAGAATGTCCATCATCTACAACATCTTCTTTATTAATTCGAATTCATTCATCCAACATATCTTGGAGAGTGTTTTCCCTTTCAGATCCTTCTCGAATATCAGAATCTTTGATGTAAATCTCACAGCGAAGTCCATCGATAACTCTTTTTAATATGTGTTTCTCGTGACAGAGTTTATCGATCATCTTCTTTAAATCAGAACCAAAATAAacatcgatggtttctagaacacactcagAATTTGAAATGAACTGTGTTGGTGATACGTTTTTTGAGATTTCGTCTCTGTCCATATAGTAAGAATGTTTCAAACACATACTCATTAGGTCTTAgcgatatccaaggatcaatcaagtcttatccaacaaacaaggtcgaacctatctactgtgattgatcaaagcacaacctgtgatatttcaattataaagataaacagtatgacgcggaaaaagaaataacagagacacccgaaattttgttaacgggaaaaccgcaaatgcagaaaaaccccgagaccttgtccaacttgaacaccaaactgtattaagccgctacatatactagcctactaccaattaacttcggtctggaatgcggttgagcccgaactcagtctcccattGATTCAGGTACATTCACGCTCCATTAGCCTCTTGAACCCCAACAGGActttgcgcaattgattcccttagacgtctcataccaactaagagttgcttcaactcaattgaagactttaaaccaaatctgcctccaaTGGATTAAGCCTATGATTGATTTTCTGATCTATGATCTAAATGGATGATCAAATCaacgatagatccaggtgatgaaaatcgatagcaacttgatAAAattctggctatcctcaaaattcagacttatgcaacccgaagtgcagcctataaTATTATACACCTCACAAGTATATAACTTGcaaaatcaacaaagtctgagacgaagagaactttgatgattactatctGTCTTGAACGTTGTAGCAagttctacaaacaatcaagaacaggatactcgagttatcaagatgaaaggtaactggacctggcttcacggatcccaatgaaatctttgtagtcgttaaaccctaaaaggatttttctggagatgacgactctagatacaaccaagacacaccaaaaagtagtttcaggattcaaagatcccagttgccaagagttccccttatatagacttcatagcctaggttgatttaggtttaagctaagatagctttggaaccatgcaaacaatatccaccgttatatgaaagctttgaatattattcacatatacaagatatacactctggttaggtaaactgtaactgaaccgtgtataaagactatgttcaacatggttagccgaaactagtcgATTTGAACTTTAAAAGCTCAACACTCgttttcatgttcactaagacattaatcttaagtcacaatcatgtgatcaaatgagtctagtgttaattacaGAATTGAtaaatgcaaattacttcatagaaataatttaattgcaattgaatcataatcgacatagttggtaaatgtaTAAGGTACAATTACTTGGATCGTTTGTGAGTCATCTGAGTCACAGTACGCGAACCGGTTTGCAAATTTATAAGcaataaccgagttccggagttgaccgAACTTTTATGATtaacataccggtttgcaaacttaggtgcaactcAAAGTTatggagttgacagaactttttcagttcacgtaccggtttgcaaactcaaGACTTTTACCAGTtacggagttcacagaactttttcagttcacgtaccggtttgggtactaactgGTTATAGAACATATAATTGTATTGGATCGCATACTGTTTTGATTATTTTGACCCAGTTTCCTTACCacggttccaaaatggtttggatacgaatatgcatacctatccggatcacgaaacaaacatattttcccatgatgtacatacgaatatgaaaatcacacaaatctgaaagtcgatatacaACTACTCCGCTATGTGTAaacaagtacatgtaatacggcttcagacatataacagttttctcagtttgtaagactgaaaacactgtcttgtattccgaatataatagttctatatttctctaaatcaattatCAATTCGAAATATTCCTGATTAACATCAAtgccacatatcactgttccaggttattttctaataataaacttgatTCATGATTTGGtttcgaacaataaatttttctacaccaaaatttgatcaagtatgaataaatgttcattaagcttagtcattatatttcgagaaattagtaaactaaataattagttctcaactcaaaattcttgtctatgaATGCTAGTCTAATTActtatgcgacaatcgtctcaaggatagaaaggtgactataacttgaaaaataggtggttcggtcttcacttaccttttgttgatgaagttctccaaaagcttcggttgatcttcaccttcaaatgatagaacacaaatgatgactgcttcatttctcaactacctctatcctagaccgagacttaactaattgtagactagaaatcaagatatatttttgacatctaaatttgacaacaagcttgatatagcaacacttgtgagtccGACCGAGCAATGTTGTAACACAAaaaccttggtatataaatacttgagttcacatttcttgcaaactgttgatggtggatttttaacaaagggtaaaatcgtaacctTGCATGTTCCTGATCCAGCAGTCAGGCGAACATTGAGAAttatctctcattaaagcgtgaaagctcatgccacacctCTGATCGAGCGTATTGCCTCTCGGAATATCTTCAGAAGTCTCTGATCGAGTATATTACTTCTTAGAGCATatatatgcagtctctcagctgagaccacggcataTTTCATTcattgagcaatttcagtaatcacttccgtaaagaatcgaaatgattggacggctcctagatgtattactcactagtatagagcactaacgtcttcaggacgtcgcaatgttccctgactttacagaataaacattcaaatcgagcGTTATGTTGCAAACTAGATCATACCTCGATtttcgaataattataatgctcctagacagcatgcctgctagtatagagccatcaattaattatttctagtcgcaagatcCATCAATTGAATTCTTAGAAAATATCTACATTCTGTATAATGTTTCGTTACTTGGATTTATGGCTCTtcctagcagaattccatgggttagtaataaatattcaacgtacggacatctgagccaccatcgaataagccccgagaaaatggtgcaaatgtattcagcaataaatTCATTAACGAGCACGCACGAACGAACATCCaataacacgaaggaacgatcaaaccgtggagaaaataataataataaaatacctgAAAGAGGCGTCTAATGGGATctagcccaccggccggccggtcacgccGCCATGGTCAGTCCCACGCttttccctttattttattatattttattatttttccttgattccatgaaaatcccttcaatttatgaaactccttcgtttcatggtatttccttggcattaaggaaattatacaaaaattacataaaattaggaaaggtgtcacgggaccgtggtcactagccggccgaccatgccctagccgtgaccggtcccacaccttgtaattccttattttattaattatttacatcatctcatggaaatttcttaatcctatgaaactccttcgtttcatggtatttccttcacattaaggaaattatgcaaaaaattacataaaattaggaaaggtgtcacgggaccgtggtcactagccgtccggccatgccctagccgtgaccggtcccacaccttgtaattccttattttattaattatttctatcatctcatgagaatcccttaatttcatgatatttccttcaaatcatgaaaataatttaatattaggggagactcacgggaccgggccctaaccggccgaccatgcccaagccggtcgcacatgcccttattttattattattagtattatttattttcctcatctcatggaaactccttcacttcaaggaaactccttgatttcaacaaactccttgatttcatgatatttccctaaaatcatgaaaataatataaaattaggaaaagtgccatgggaccgggctcattggccggccggccatgccttggccatagccggtcccacacttcgtgattccttcattttattattattatttccttcatcttatgaagtttcctcagtttcagcaaaatccttgatttcttcatattttctcaaaatgttgctcaaacgcacattagaaaatatcaaaattctcagggttGAGCCACAGACAGTTTGGCGacgtgagcatattaccttgaccgaccaaggttggctctttggattgcaaggagccggtcccacgcattttcacaatttgacctaattttcacAGTTGCACGCATTGGGTCCAGAACTCTTCCAaacgacttggaatttcataaaatgattGTCAGTCGATTCCGTGACCAACCAGGACCGGTTTCATGACcctttggtcggtccttcatctcttcataatttattaggttttatcacctgaggttcagacgaacattatttgaaaaaatgattaaaccagcattttgatcatcttttcaccaactggtcttcaagagactttggtattttgctcactagagcatctgggcgttacatggtcgactcatcatcccatgtagccggtccctccttcactccgtggtttattttcaataaatcagcaATTTGATCattaattgatcaaaattagggtatgGGAtacaaagctctgcaaaacataattttgtgcacattcaaatactaataattttacgctgttcccatgatcaacattctaattaattatactcggctcagttaccagtattttaaattgatattttatttggtcctgctaccaataattcatcaaacgagcaacattttcttaaatgagcaatatttgctcagactaaggaatgttggttcaactatcaatatttaacaattcatcgaatgagaaatatttgctcaccttaactatcaacatttactcgagaattatacctatgtctcaacagacatgttcaattcatgagtcttagaacatttgcaaatcacgttcgactcagcaatacgaggactcatcgtcccataaagtcagcaactgactaactaaatactcGTCTTCCTTGCAgaatccacaatcacgagacatcaatcgtgtcacatgggggatattaattagggttttggtctggcggcctacgacacgtgtgttcacccacgataagaatgtgactaagtcgtgcaagcagtttaatgagttaacgaagtagtgggtggacaatcaaccaaacctccgcacgatgagaaactggttttacacgatttcccactttcctacTCTTAAACTTCAGCAACtctcacacttactgggatcaaggtgtctactgctcttgcaatataaatagttCTCTGAACCCTTGATTGAAAGGACATACAATTCTCGATAGACAGTCTTTCttatacacgaactcatcgtcttggCAATTACTATCAACTGAATAAACTCAATCATTCAAAAACTattttcacgcagaatacacaatacacctaaaaaattcgatcaccattgatctcacacatttctcagcttccctcctgcagATCGACCCACCCTctattgtgaccgaattgactctggaacggtcattgtcttggtttaggccggattcctacagattgatctctcgaacttaaagaactccgtTCTTGCAGTGCagctgtgtgaggttaaacatttcgctcggttcaaggagtctcctccgcacagtcgtctcctcaattccgtaaaaaccagcaaatcgtttttccccatctacacaaactatcctaagagcgaggcaaatttcatttttgttgtttttggtagAGTCGTCTATACGGAGAGGAAAGTacactaattaggcgaaatctctaatgaccgcttgtttaaagacttctgtaggatcaagaagctctacgaatatcgttggtgggaaactagatatttgcattgttattttagttttcttttattgatttgattgactaacggttgttgaaacttttttttttgttgaatcacaaatttttattattaaaaaaactaaaacaccaaaatacaggACGGACCCATTATTACAGAACAGACCCAACAAGTAAAAAAGCTAAATCTATAAAGGAAAAGGACCAAAAATGTCAGAGTCCAAATAACTAAACTCTAAAATCCAAGACTAACTCTTCTTATACACTAAAATCTATCTGTTTTTACTAACAAGCTCTGTAGTATGTAGTGTGTGGCATTTCTACTTGAGATAAGCAAGAAGGCATTCCATTATGTATGATagtgactccttgagataattcaGTCCCATGCCTGGATAGTTTTGTAGCAGAGAAATTGATTTCTTTGTAGCAGACCTCATACTTGATATCAGATATCTTGCAGGTTGAATGTAGCCATATATCTCTCAAATACCAAGGAATTATTCCatacttgaatttttcaattACTGACTTGTTAGATGCTCTAATGATTATCTTACTACACTGCATTTTTACTGCCCATTCTGTTGCACAAACAATTGACAAGAGTTTTGCAATGAAGCCTGTAGCATTACCAACACCTCCAGAAATAGTTCCAATGACCTTACCTTGAAAATCTCTAGCAATAACACCATACCCTGCTGCTCCGGGATCACCTAAAtcaacaccatcacaacagaACAGTAGATAACCCAATTGTGGATTACTCCATTGACATTCCTTTAGATCAGAATTTTTTATGTTTCTCTGCTCTAGCATGAAATAGTGAAGTATATATGAATCATACTCTGTCCTCCATTTTGCACCAGTTATTCTATAACCTCCATAAAACACCAGATTCAGTATTCGTCTTTTAAAACACTCCAGATTTGGAGAAATACCTTCATGAGTCACTTTATTTTTCTGAAACCACAATTCCCTCAATATGGCATAGGAAGCTATCATCCAAAATTTTTTAACAAAGGGACTTTTATGCTTTGCAAAATGTAAAATATCAGACAGTGAAGAAGGTACTTGAAAGTTAAAAGTTTGCACTAACCATTGCCATATATTAGTACTGAAGCTGCACTGCCACAGAATGTGCTTCATACTATCTTGATCTTGTTGACAAATACAACATTTTGAATCTAATGAGTAGCCTTTATCCACCAACTTTTCATCATCTGTATAAACACCTTGTTGAATCTTCCAAATGTTGCTAGCAATTCCGGGATGCAAAAATGGTTTTCATATCTGAGAAGACCAATACAATTTAGGTTCTTTGACTCTAATTttctcaacagcagcagcagtagtaaATACTCCTTTCACATATCCACACCACACTACCATGTCTTTGCCTCCACTCACTGAAGGTAAAGGAAGAGGAATTATACCTTGCATATTATAAGGAATGTTCCATTGACCATCAATCAGTAAATCTTGAACTTTCAGGTGTAAACTGGCTTGCATTGTGTGTCAATTAAAGGACTATCTCCTATCCAAGTATCAAACCACACTGAAATATTTTTTCCATcaccaatactccatctcacattatTTTTGAGTTCCTTCCAATCCCACTTTAATCCTGGCCATATAGAAGATAACTTCCATTGAGTGCACCATGCACCATTTTTATCCTTATATTTTGCTGTAAATTTTTTTGCCCAATCTTCTTCTGAATTAAGTAatttccacatcatcttcatcaaaagtGCTTTATTAGTGACCATTAACCTTCTAATACCCAAGCCACCTTCACTATAGGGAGTACAAACCTTACTCCACTTTAAAGTATCATATTTTCTTTCCTCAGTATCTCCAGTCCATACAAAATTTCTTATAATTCTCTCACAAATCTTGATGATAGAACTTGGCCATTTCTAAACATCCATATTATAAATTGGAATACTGCAGAGAACTGACTTGATAAGAACTAACTTATCATGAAAGGATAGTAATTTTCCTTCCCATGCTGCTAAATAACTTTGCATCATCTCCACCATTGGCCAAACTGTGTTGCTTTTGAATCTCCCAGGTTTTAGTATAACACCTAAGTACTTATCTGGAAAAGAAGTAATCTTCATCTGCAACAAGATAAAAATTTGAGATTTTCTTAGAGGAGAGCAACCATCCACAAAAcacttgctttttttttttttctatttatcaaCTGGCCTGAACTATCTTGGTAGCACTTGAGTAACCTGAGAAGagattctaaatttttttttgaaccattgttgaagatgaaaacatcatctgcaaagaacagATGAGTAGGATAAATCCCTTTTCTAACTACCATTGGCTGAAGTTCTCTTGATTCAACAATTTTTTTAATCCCCTACTTAACACCTCCTccatcaaaacaaacaaaatgggAGAAATGGGATCACCTTGCTTCAATCCTCTTTCCATTGAGAAAAATCCTTTTGGACCACCATTGACCATAATAGATACTTTGGCTGAAGTGAACAAGACATGAAGCCAAGCACACCATgattcagaaaaaccatatttttTAAGAACTTGAAACAGAAAACTCCAGTTTACAGAGTCATAAGCTTGTGAAATATCAAGCTTCAGGCCAACATTTCCACCTCTTCTCTTATGTCTCATTTCATTGACTAATTCTGAAGCCAACATCAcatgttcatgaatatttctacctTTTATGTATGATGCTTGTTGAGATGATACTAATTTACCCATCAAACCACTCATTCTTGTTGATAAAATTTTAGTGAATACTTTGAAACTGAAATTACTTATACCAATTGGTCTAAACTGATTTGGTTTCTTAACATTTTGAGTCTTGGGCAACAATACCAAAAAAATTGAGTTGAGACCTCTTGGTATGTATTTTCTCCTCCAAAAATATTGTATAGCTTCCACAAAGTCTTTGTTAATGATTTCCCAGCAAGATTTGTAAAAAATACCTGAATAACTATCAGGACCTGGTGCTCCATCTGCATTGATTTCCCACACTGCTTTCTTAGTTTCATCTGGACTTGGAACACTGTCAAGCATATTTTGGTCTTCTTCTGTTAAAAATTGAGGAATTACATCTAATAATGACTCATGTTGACTTCTTGATACTGGAACCTTTTCTGAAAGAATTCAACTAGAATATCAGCAATTTTTTCTTGATCAGCTACCAAATTCCCTTCATTATCCTCCAATTCACATATCATATTTCTTGTTTGTCTTACTCTAATATTTGTATGGAAAAAATTAGTGTTTGCAGAGCCTTCTTTTACCCATTAAATTCTTGATTTTGTTTCATCATGATACTATGTTGAACCTCCCTTGAATTCAGTTCATTCTGAGCCATTACAAGTTCATGGAGAGCATGTTCATCTTGAGGATTATTATCTGAAGCCAACATTTTCTCTTTAACCAAAACTTCTGCCTCTTGAATTTTAACTTGAATATTACCAAAGATTTTCCAATTCCATTCCTTTGAAATTACTTTTAACCTCTTAAGTTTCTGCATAAACACATAAGCTAGATCTCCTTGTATTGGTTCAGCCCAACTATCTTCAACAATCTTCATAAAACCAGGATGCTCCAACCACATTTTCTGAAATCTTAGAGGGACATTTTTTGGCTTAGTAACATTAGCACATCCTCCCAGTAAGGGTGAATGATCTGACACCACTCTAATACCCACTTTATAACCCCAATCTCCATACATTTGTAGCCACCCCAAGTTAAAGAAAGCTCTATCCAGATTGCATAAAATTCTTTTACTGTCATGCTGGCCATTTGACAATGAAAAATATAATCCAACTTTAGGAGCTTGTATGAGTTCACAAGCATTTATACACTCATTGAAGTCCAACATTGATCTTCTTGAAGGAGAAttgccaccaactttttcttccaTTGTATGAACAGCACTAAAGTCACCAATGATTAACCAAGGTTTTTTTAAATCACTAATCAATTGCATCTCAGACCACAAAAATCTTCTCTGCACTATTTTAACATGAGCATGAACTCCAGATACAAGCACATTATACACTTCAACTGTAATCATTTGACTTGTTACTGAGACAACTGAAGGAGTTACTATATGTTTACTCCAAAACAACCAtaaattacttttgtgattaactGAAGCATTATGAATTACCATACTCTGCATACCATGCAGATTTAGTTTactacaaaaacaagaagaacaTTTGATTTTTGGTTCTGCAACCCATAGTAATGTTGGGTTGAATTGCTTAACTAAATTATACAACTGTTGCTGGGCCCTAGCTCTTATAAGACCCCTTAATTCCAATAAAGTACTTTCATGGTTTTTGTTGGAGGTTTTTACCTCCTTTTTTAACATTTCTTCTAAAATTGTATTTAACTGGTGCTTGTTTTGAAGAAGTAGCAATGGAAATATTCTTAATATTTGGAGAGTTATTACTTACTGCATTTACTGAAGGTGTTGTCTTCTTTGTGCCAGAAGCATTTACCACTGAAGTCCATGAAGTAAATTGTACTGGTTCTGTAGTGACCTTTCCTGATCCAGCATCCACAAACTTTACTTCACTCTTTTCTAGATCAGTTACATCTGCCATTTGAATAAGCTTATGAGGTTCTATGTCAGCCATAATTTCTTTATCAATActcacttcatcttcttctctattcTCAATTTGGCTGAGAGCATTAAATCTACCACTATTCAAGTGAACTACTACAGGAGTAGTTTGAATCTGAGAAGTTGTTATATTTGAAACTACTGAATCTTCCACTAATGGATTTAGAACGAAATTATAAGTACTCACTTGTACCGCCTCCTTATTGTTACAATTAACAACATCTTCATTATTATTGCATATATCAAAAGGAATATGTGGAGTTTTAGGACCTTGCTGCTGAATAGAAGCATTACCATTTTTAGGAGATTGCTGATGATTAGAAGTATTACTTGTCTTGCTAGTTCTATGATTATGACCTTCACCTGTGGATTTATTTCTGCTTTTTTCCATTCTGCATTCAGTGACCAAATGTCCTAAAATTTTACAGGTTGAACAGAACTTTGGACAATCTGGAATTGAAATGTCTTGAAAGAAACCTCCATATTTTGTGCCAATCCATATTTTGTTTGGTATAGATTTAGCAAAATATACTTCAACCAAGACATTAGCATAATAACCTACCTCATATTTTTCTGTTGCAGCATCAAGTTTCACAGGATTACCAAATTCCTTACAAATTTTAAACAGTATTTTCTCAGACCAAAATTCAAGACCGACTCCTGGGAATCTTACCCAAACCATAGCTCTAGAAGTTCTTTGACTTTGTGGCCGAAAATTAGAGATCCAATTTCTTATTTGAAGTGTTTGATTTGTAACCTCCCATGTTCCTTCCTTGATATACTGACGATCTGTTGCGTTATCTAATTTGATTGTGAAAAAACCTCTTCCCAGTGGAATAAGTTTACAGTCACCTTCAAGCTTCCATTGTCGTCTAACAATGATAGAAGCATCGACAAACTTAAGTTGTTGTAAATTCAATCTCCCAATCAGAGAAAATCTCCAAGGATTTAAGCTTTCTTCAAATAAATCATCTGGCAATTCTATGGACGGAATTTTTTGATAATTGTTTTCATTACTAGATATAGCCATATTGaccttattttttttcttcaatttaagTGGTTTTAGGACAAGAATCCATGAAACCACCTGAATTAAACCCTAAGAAACATGAAATAATTGATTGCTCAACACAACTGGTTGAATTTTCCACCTGAAATTTAATGAATCTGAACACTGAAaacgaagaaagagaagaaaaaaattaccGAGTTGATCGCCCGAGTTGTAGAGCGTAACTCGCCCGAGTTTTCTCGCCCCTCAACAGTTTGCTAGTGTTGAAtttgtt
Coding sequences within:
- the LOC113273252 gene encoding uncharacterized protein LOC113273252, translating into MAISSNENNYQKIPSIELPDDLFEESLNPWRFSLIGRLNLQQLKFVDASIIVRRQWKLEGDCKLIPLGRGFFTIKLDNATDRQYIKEGTWEVTNQTLQIRNWISNFRPQSQRTSRAMVWVRFPGVGLEFWSEKILFKICKEFGNPVKLDAATEKYEVGYYANVLVEVYFAKSIPNKIWIGTKYGGFFQDISIPDCPKFCSTCKILGHLVTECRMEKSRNKSTGEGHNHRTSKTSNTSNHQQSPKNGNASIQQQGPKTPHIPFDICNNNEDVVNCNNKEAVQVSTYNFVLNPLVEDSVVSNITTSQIQTTPVVVHLNSGRFNALSQIENREEDEVSIDKEIMADIEPHKLIQMADVTDLEKSEVKFVDAGSGKVTTEPVQFTSWTSVVNASGTKKTTPSVNAVSNNSPNIKNISIATSSKQAPVKYNFRRNVKKGGKNLQQKP